Proteins from one Mycobacterium adipatum genomic window:
- a CDS encoding RDD family protein: MTTGGFDQQPGTYIASGGQPGGLLPRWLARIIDGILIGIVAFVLAFFTDTLSNVWVTGLFTGALTFIYYVAFETTQGWTPGKKVLGLHVNGPGGAAKPTVQQSAVRNAFTLLPIIPFVGGLLGVIAILVIAVTINASPTKQGKHDELAGGTQVLKS; the protein is encoded by the coding sequence ATGACCACAGGTGGATTCGATCAGCAACCGGGCACGTACATCGCTTCCGGCGGGCAACCGGGCGGCCTCCTGCCGCGCTGGCTGGCCCGCATCATCGACGGCATCCTCATCGGCATCGTCGCGTTCGTGCTGGCCTTCTTCACGGACACGTTGTCCAACGTCTGGGTCACCGGTCTGTTCACCGGCGCCCTGACCTTCATCTATTACGTGGCCTTCGAGACAACCCAGGGATGGACGCCGGGCAAGAAGGTGCTCGGCCTGCATGTCAACGGTCCCGGTGGCGCCGCCAAGCCGACGGTGCAGCAGTCGGCCGTGCGCAATGCGTTCACGCTGCTGCCGATCATCCCGTTCGTCGGCGGGTTGCTCGGTGTCATCGCCATTCTCGTCATCGCGGTCACCATCAACGCCAGCCCGACCAAGCAGGGCAAGCACGACGAGCTCGCCGGCGGCACCCAGGTGCTCAAGAGCTGA
- a CDS encoding GntP family permease, translating to MNTLTVLAEPPKLVEPVASTPHLMLAFLAGIAVIIVLITVVKLHPFLGLIFGALTVGVVAGEEFATVLTSFANGFGKTAASVGILIALGAMFAKLLADSGGADEIVDTIVGHASPRMLPWAMALVGAIIGLPMFFEIGLVLLMPVIYLVARRSGLSLITIGIPALAGLSAMHGFVPPHPGPLAAIGYLGADLGVTLALGVAVAIPTIIVAGPLFGKLAGKWVVVGAPEIFDADALPEGQQRRRPSFGITLFSVLLPVVLMLGKALVDIFISDDGQWFRQIFDTLGTPLIALLIAVIVGMVTLGRGGGMSRSEITKCVESGLPPVAGIILIVAAGGGFKEVLVDTGIGTALKNLAEGTNISVMLLAWGLAVAIRLATGSATVATITASSLMIGLIEGMSSGEVSLVVLAVGAGSLFFSHVNDAGFWLVKEYFKLSVGQTIKSWSIMETVLSVSGLIVVLLLDLFI from the coding sequence ATGAACACCCTGACTGTCCTGGCGGAGCCGCCGAAACTCGTCGAGCCCGTCGCGTCGACCCCGCACCTGATGCTCGCCTTCCTGGCCGGTATCGCGGTGATCATCGTGCTCATCACGGTGGTGAAACTGCATCCCTTCCTCGGCCTGATCTTCGGTGCACTCACCGTGGGGGTGGTGGCCGGCGAGGAATTCGCGACGGTGCTCACCTCGTTCGCCAACGGCTTCGGCAAGACCGCGGCCAGCGTCGGCATCCTGATAGCGCTGGGCGCGATGTTCGCCAAGCTGCTGGCGGACTCGGGCGGGGCCGATGAGATCGTGGACACCATCGTCGGGCACGCGTCGCCACGGATGTTGCCCTGGGCGATGGCTCTGGTCGGCGCGATCATCGGTCTGCCGATGTTCTTCGAGATCGGCCTGGTGCTGCTGATGCCGGTCATCTACCTGGTGGCGCGTCGCTCGGGGCTGTCGTTGATCACCATCGGGATCCCGGCGCTGGCAGGTCTTTCCGCGATGCACGGATTCGTGCCACCGCACCCGGGCCCGCTCGCCGCGATCGGGTACCTGGGTGCCGACCTGGGCGTCACGCTGGCACTCGGTGTCGCGGTGGCCATCCCGACGATCATCGTCGCGGGTCCACTGTTCGGGAAGCTCGCGGGCAAGTGGGTGGTGGTCGGCGCACCCGAGATCTTCGACGCGGATGCACTGCCCGAGGGGCAGCAGCGACGCCGACCGTCCTTCGGTATCACGCTCTTCAGCGTGCTGTTGCCGGTGGTCCTCATGTTGGGCAAGGCGCTCGTCGACATCTTCATCTCCGATGACGGGCAGTGGTTCCGGCAGATCTTCGACACCCTGGGCACCCCGCTCATCGCGCTCCTGATCGCCGTCATCGTCGGCATGGTGACGCTGGGCCGCGGCGGCGGGATGAGCCGCTCCGAGATCACCAAATGTGTCGAGTCAGGTCTGCCCCCGGTCGCCGGCATCATCCTCATCGTCGCCGCCGGTGGTGGCTTCAAAGAGGTTCTCGTCGATACCGGCATCGGCACCGCGCTCAAGAATCTTGCCGAGGGCACCAATATCTCGGTGATGCTGCTGGCCTGGGGCCTGGCGGTGGCCATCAGGCTGGCCACCGGGTCGGCCACCGTGGCCACCATCACGGCGTCGTCGCTGATGATCGGTTTGATCGAGGGCATGAGTTCGGGCGAGGTGTCGCTGGTGGTGCTGGCGGTCGGCGCCGGGTCGCTGTTCTTCTCGCACGTCAACGACGCCGGCTTCTGGCTGGTGAAGGAGTACTTCAAGCTCAGCGTCGGGCAGACGATCAAATCCTGGTCGATCATGGAGACCGTGCTGTCGGTCTCCGGTCTGATCGTGGTCTTGCTGCTCGACCTCTTCATCTGA
- a CDS encoding gluconokinase: protein MTAPIVVMGVSGSGKSTVGAALAQRLRIPFADADDFHPPANIAKMTAGEALDDGDRLPWLESIGEWLAEHCATGGVMSCSALKRRYREQLRRHCPGVQFLHLSGTPEMIGARQASRPGHFMPASLLASQFDTLEPLADDEAGVTIDVDQSIDSIIDNYVTQTRLELG, encoded by the coding sequence ATGACGGCACCAATCGTGGTGATGGGTGTATCGGGGTCCGGTAAATCGACGGTGGGCGCCGCACTGGCGCAACGCCTGCGGATTCCGTTCGCCGACGCCGATGATTTCCACCCACCGGCGAACATCGCGAAGATGACGGCCGGAGAAGCGCTCGATGACGGGGACCGCCTTCCGTGGCTGGAGTCCATCGGCGAGTGGTTGGCCGAGCACTGCGCCACCGGCGGTGTGATGAGCTGTTCGGCGCTCAAACGTCGTTACCGCGAACAACTCCGCCGGCACTGTCCGGGCGTCCAGTTCCTCCATCTGAGCGGCACCCCGGAAATGATCGGGGCCCGCCAGGCGAGCCGGCCAGGCCATTTCATGCCGGCCTCGCTGTTGGCATCGCAATTCGACACTCTCGAACCGCTCGCGGACGACGAGGCCGGCGTGACCATCGACGTCGACCAGAGCATCGATTCCATCATCGACAACTACGTCACCCAAACCCGACTGGAGCTCGGATGA
- a CDS encoding FadR/GntR family transcriptional regulator — protein MGYTPNVSVLHENVLTALGTAVVSGAYPAGSVINLERVSAEHEVSRSVAREAVRVLESMGMVASRRRVGITIQPAEHWNVFDPRLIRWRLESGDRAAQLVSLSELRRGFEPAAAALAARRANPHQCRIMAAAVSDMVVHGRAGDLESYLQADKVFHRTLLEASGNEMFRALNAVVAEVLAGRTHHGMMPAAPNPAAIALHDEVARAVRLRDEAGAERAMRAIIDEAKAAVADDASGDAAADD, from the coding sequence ATGGGGTACACGCCTAATGTCAGCGTGCTGCACGAGAACGTGCTGACCGCGCTGGGCACCGCCGTGGTGTCGGGCGCATACCCGGCCGGGAGTGTCATAAACCTGGAACGGGTCAGCGCGGAACACGAGGTATCCCGCAGCGTCGCGCGCGAGGCGGTGCGTGTCCTGGAATCGATGGGCATGGTGGCCTCCCGTCGCCGGGTGGGCATCACCATCCAGCCGGCAGAACACTGGAATGTTTTCGACCCACGGCTCATCCGGTGGCGGTTGGAATCCGGTGACCGGGCCGCCCAGCTGGTCTCGCTCTCGGAACTGCGCCGCGGGTTCGAACCCGCGGCCGCCGCGCTGGCGGCCCGGCGCGCGAACCCGCACCAGTGCCGCATCATGGCGGCCGCGGTATCCGACATGGTCGTGCACGGACGCGCCGGTGACCTGGAGTCCTATCTGCAGGCGGACAAGGTTTTTCACCGCACTCTGCTGGAAGCCAGTGGCAACGAGATGTTCCGGGCACTCAACGCCGTGGTCGCCGAGGTGCTGGCGGGGCGCACCCACCACGGCATGATGCCTGCCGCGCCCAACCCGGCCGCCATCGCCCTGCACGACGAGGTGGCCCGAGCGGTCCGGCTGCGCGATGAGGCGGGCGCCGAACGGGCCATGCGCGCCATCATCGACGAGGCGAAGGCGGCCGTCGCCGACGACGCGTCGGGCGATGCGGCGGCGGATGATTGA
- a CDS encoding SCO6745 family protein: MSRAPSIARRLFDRLEPVHAVTYFAPEARAALDDLGYRGFWMGYFAARSAPLGPVSPEVVTAVFYNFAPARVAKALPAAWEIAAPATVLQIRQESATAALRRYGCTDPDRVATAASLLSRAARQAPMEGRPLFAANLALAWPQDPLSQLWHATTLMREHRGDGHVAVLAALGISGRQSNVLHAAADRVPREMIMRSRDYDEQQWQHHVGELADRGLLDSSGTLTAAGAQLKAEIEERTDRLALAAFDALDDTELDALFAALTPLTRLVVAAGDVPAATPMGLDRGDLDNDRL; the protein is encoded by the coding sequence GTGAGCAGAGCACCGTCTATCGCCCGTCGCCTGTTCGACCGGCTTGAGCCCGTCCACGCCGTCACCTATTTCGCGCCGGAAGCGCGAGCCGCCCTCGACGACCTCGGTTACCGCGGGTTCTGGATGGGCTATTTCGCGGCCCGATCGGCGCCACTGGGCCCGGTGTCTCCCGAAGTCGTGACCGCGGTGTTCTACAACTTCGCTCCCGCACGAGTCGCCAAAGCGCTGCCGGCCGCCTGGGAGATCGCCGCTCCCGCAACGGTCCTGCAGATACGCCAGGAATCCGCGACGGCGGCGCTGCGCCGATACGGGTGCACCGATCCCGATCGGGTCGCGACCGCTGCGTCACTGCTGTCTCGCGCCGCGCGTCAGGCCCCCATGGAGGGGCGGCCACTGTTCGCGGCGAACCTCGCGTTGGCGTGGCCGCAGGACCCGCTGTCCCAACTGTGGCATGCGACAACCCTGATGCGCGAGCATCGCGGTGACGGTCACGTCGCGGTGCTCGCCGCGTTGGGGATCAGCGGTCGCCAGTCCAACGTGTTGCATGCCGCGGCCGACCGGGTGCCCCGGGAGATGATCATGCGCAGCCGCGACTACGACGAGCAGCAATGGCAGCACCACGTCGGTGAGCTCGCCGACCGCGGTCTGCTCGACAGCTCCGGGACGCTCACCGCTGCCGGCGCCCAACTGAAGGCCGAGATCGAGGAGCGCACCGACCGGCTGGCGCTCGCGGCATTCGACGCGCTCGACGACACGGAGCTCGACGCTCTCTTCGCCGCCCTCACGCCGCTGACCCGGCTGGTGGTTGCGGCGGGCGATGTTCCGGCGGCGACCCCGATGGGGCTGGATCGCGGCGATCTCGACAACGACCGGCTCTAA
- a CDS encoding YnfA family protein yields the protein MVLKSMVLFALAAVLEIGGAWLVWQGVREHRGWAFVGAGVIALGAYGFVAAFQPDANFGRVLAAYGGVFVAGSLLWGMVADGFRPDRWDISGALVCLLGVGLIMYAPR from the coding sequence ATGGTGCTCAAATCGATGGTGCTGTTCGCGCTGGCCGCGGTACTGGAGATCGGCGGCGCCTGGCTGGTGTGGCAGGGCGTCCGCGAGCATCGCGGCTGGGCCTTCGTCGGTGCGGGCGTGATCGCCTTGGGCGCCTACGGTTTCGTCGCCGCATTCCAACCCGACGCGAACTTCGGCAGGGTGCTGGCCGCCTACGGCGGGGTCTTCGTGGCCGGCTCGCTGCTCTGGGGCATGGTCGCCGACGGGTTCCGGCCGGACCGCTGGGACATCTCCGGTGCGCTGGTGTGCCTGCTCGGGGTGGGTCTCATCATGTACGCGCCGCGCTGA
- a CDS encoding phosphotransferase, protein MPSELIERPTDLTDDWLTTALGAGTVTGHHFERIGTGQMSECYRVHLRYADGDTGPATVVLKVAAADPNSRQTGLALGLYEREVRFYAEIAPTLSGGERSDGGSAAPFAPCFHHAYDAETGAFDLLLGDAAPAVVGDEISGASTEQAFLALTQLARVHGPLLGDAGLEDADWLNREAPVSQALLAGLWAGFADRFGDRIAPEHRLVCERLVEAFDGYLAQEAAAPQGLVHGDYRLDNMLFGTEGARRPLTVVDWQTVTRGPALTDVAYFIGCALPDEMRRAHYDALLSAYHEALGATPPLSLEDVRAGVRRQSFFGVMMAIVSSMLVAQTERGDEMFMTMLARHCAHVLDTDALADLPAAATPEPLTPDAADEGPHAHTDEALWNESWYFDFVDAAQGLGGWVRLGLIPNQDTAWINALLCGPGMPTVAVNDLHAALPADPARVHTGRIDLELSAAAPLQRYRVRLRARGEAYDDPAGLLRGAAGRPVEVGLDLEFVSVGTPYLYRITPRYEIACSVSGTATIDGRQYPLNGVPGQRDHSWGVRDWWSMDWTWSALHLEDGTHLHGVDIRIPGMAPIGIGYSQRAGEALVELESVCAQHTLDDDDLPSTATLTLQPGDTELTVDMVGHAPVLLTSADGRVSQFPRAWATVTTADGRKGVGWLEFNRNL, encoded by the coding sequence GTGCCCAGTGAACTCATCGAGCGCCCCACCGATCTGACCGACGATTGGCTCACCACGGCGCTGGGCGCCGGCACGGTGACCGGACACCACTTCGAGCGCATCGGCACCGGCCAGATGAGCGAGTGCTACCGGGTCCATCTGCGCTACGCCGACGGCGATACCGGACCGGCGACGGTCGTGCTCAAGGTGGCTGCGGCCGATCCGAACAGCCGCCAGACCGGACTGGCGCTGGGCCTCTACGAGCGCGAGGTGCGGTTCTATGCGGAGATCGCGCCCACCCTGTCCGGGGGCGAGCGAAGCGACGGGGGGTCGGCAGCTCCCTTCGCGCCCTGCTTCCACCACGCCTATGACGCCGAGACCGGCGCCTTCGATCTGCTCCTTGGTGATGCCGCGCCCGCGGTGGTGGGCGATGAGATCAGCGGTGCCAGCACCGAACAGGCGTTCCTGGCGTTGACGCAACTGGCCCGGGTGCATGGCCCGCTGCTCGGCGATGCCGGACTCGAGGACGCCGACTGGCTGAACCGGGAGGCACCGGTCAGTCAGGCGCTGCTGGCCGGGCTGTGGGCAGGATTCGCCGACCGCTTCGGCGATCGGATCGCCCCGGAGCACCGACTGGTGTGCGAACGCCTGGTGGAGGCCTTCGACGGGTACCTGGCACAGGAGGCCGCCGCGCCGCAGGGGCTCGTGCACGGCGACTATCGGTTGGACAACATGCTGTTCGGCACGGAAGGCGCCCGACGGCCCCTGACCGTGGTGGACTGGCAGACCGTCACCCGTGGACCCGCGCTGACCGACGTCGCCTACTTCATCGGATGTGCGCTGCCCGACGAGATGCGCCGCGCGCACTATGACGCGTTGCTGAGCGCCTACCACGAGGCGCTCGGCGCGACGCCGCCACTGTCGCTCGAGGATGTCCGGGCGGGGGTGCGCCGGCAGAGTTTCTTCGGGGTGATGATGGCGATCGTGTCGTCGATGCTGGTCGCGCAGACCGAGCGGGGTGACGAAATGTTCATGACGATGCTGGCGCGCCACTGTGCCCACGTGCTGGACACCGATGCCCTGGCGGACCTGCCCGCCGCCGCGACGCCCGAACCGTTGACGCCCGACGCCGCGGACGAGGGACCCCACGCGCACACCGACGAGGCGCTGTGGAACGAGAGTTGGTACTTCGATTTCGTGGATGCCGCACAGGGTCTCGGCGGCTGGGTGCGCCTGGGCCTGATACCGAACCAGGACACCGCCTGGATCAACGCGTTGCTGTGCGGTCCCGGCATGCCGACGGTGGCCGTCAATGACCTGCACGCAGCGTTGCCCGCCGACCCCGCTCGGGTGCACACCGGGCGCATCGACCTCGAGTTGTCCGCCGCCGCGCCGCTGCAGCGCTACCGGGTGCGGCTGCGGGCCCGCGGCGAGGCCTACGACGACCCGGCCGGGCTGTTGCGCGGTGCGGCGGGACGGCCGGTCGAGGTCGGCCTGGACCTGGAATTCGTCTCGGTCGGCACGCCGTACCTGTACCGGATCACCCCGCGCTACGAGATCGCCTGCAGCGTGTCGGGCACCGCCACCATCGACGGTCGGCAGTACCCGCTGAACGGCGTCCCCGGACAGCGGGACCATTCCTGGGGTGTGCGGGACTGGTGGAGCATGGACTGGACGTGGAGCGCTCTGCACCTCGAGGACGGAACCCACCTGCACGGGGTGGACATCCGGATTCCCGGGATGGCGCCGATCGGCATCGGTTACTCCCAGCGGGCGGGTGAGGCACTGGTCGAGCTCGAATCGGTGTGCGCCCAGCACACTTTGGACGATGACGATCTGCCGTCCACGGCCACGCTGACGCTGCAACCGGGGGACACCGAGTTGACCGTCGACATGGTGGGACATGCGCCGGTGCTGCTCACCTCCGCGGACGGACGGGTCAGCCAATTCCCGCGCGCCTGGGCGACGGTCACGACCGCCGACGGTCGAAAGGGCGTCGGCTGGCTGGAGTTCAACCGCAACCTCTGA
- a CDS encoding primary-amine oxidase — MTHPLDPLGPHEFTAVAEILGREHGVGEGWRYASIELAEPGKPELVAFEHDGPVPPRRAVVVCFERASNATYKGVVSLTDGGVESFEHVPGVQPNFTVDEFVECDQMLRRHPDFLAALAARGITDIDRVFVDTWTYGDAVIPDEFRGRRLGWSDTWLKDGPGMNPYAHLVSGLHCVIDLNTMELLRVEDTGSVEMPTVMGEYAPRHIPEHIRASSRREPLKPLHITQPEGPSFTLDGNLLRWQNWSLRVGFNYREGMTLHTVRYRDGDLDRSIAHRMSFAEMVVPYRDSSVDHYRRTAFDIGEWGLGFMTQSLELGCDCLGEIRYLDAVLHNSKGEPYTIANAICIHEEDAAVLWKHVDHDTGAEVRRIRRLTLSFHVTVANYEYLVYWRLYQDGNIECEVRATGIMVTTPLAAGQTNPNGTLVDERTYAPFHQHFLVARLDLDIDGTDNTVFMSESYAEPTGPDNPYGLSLVTRNVALRTEEEGKQDVDFSTQRAWKVVNTNVVNGLGTHPSYKLVPAGALPAMFDAQSPVLQRANVIGHALWVTPNTAEERWPAGEFVNQSVADTGLGEWTKANRPIENTDVVLWYVFGIHHITRPEDWPVMPVDVVSFWLKPFGFFDRNPALDVAASPKECHKS, encoded by the coding sequence ATGACACACCCGCTGGACCCGCTGGGCCCCCACGAATTCACCGCGGTCGCCGAGATCCTGGGTCGCGAACACGGTGTCGGGGAGGGTTGGCGATACGCCTCCATCGAGCTGGCGGAACCCGGTAAGCCCGAACTGGTGGCGTTCGAGCACGACGGGCCCGTCCCGCCGCGGCGGGCCGTCGTGGTGTGCTTCGAACGGGCGTCCAACGCCACCTACAAGGGTGTGGTGTCGCTGACCGACGGTGGCGTCGAGTCGTTCGAGCACGTGCCCGGGGTGCAGCCGAACTTCACCGTCGACGAGTTCGTCGAATGCGACCAGATGCTGCGCCGACATCCCGATTTCCTCGCCGCTCTGGCCGCGCGCGGCATCACCGATATCGACCGGGTGTTCGTCGACACCTGGACCTACGGGGACGCCGTGATCCCCGACGAGTTCCGCGGCCGCCGACTGGGCTGGTCGGACACCTGGCTCAAGGATGGGCCGGGGATGAACCCGTACGCACATCTGGTCAGCGGACTGCACTGCGTGATCGACCTCAACACCATGGAGCTACTGCGCGTCGAGGACACCGGCAGCGTCGAGATGCCCACGGTGATGGGCGAATACGCACCGCGGCACATCCCGGAACACATCCGTGCGTCGTCGCGCCGGGAACCGCTCAAGCCCTTGCACATCACCCAGCCGGAGGGGCCGTCGTTCACTCTGGACGGCAATCTGTTGCGCTGGCAGAACTGGTCGCTGCGGGTCGGCTTCAACTACCGCGAGGGCATGACGCTGCACACGGTGCGGTACCGCGACGGCGACCTCGACCGCTCCATCGCGCACCGGATGTCGTTCGCCGAGATGGTGGTGCCCTACCGCGACTCGTCGGTCGACCACTATCGGCGCACCGCGTTCGATATCGGGGAGTGGGGCCTGGGATTCATGACGCAGTCCTTGGAGCTGGGCTGCGACTGTCTCGGCGAGATCCGCTACCTCGATGCCGTGCTGCACAACAGCAAGGGCGAGCCCTACACCATCGCCAACGCGATCTGCATCCACGAGGAAGACGCGGCGGTGCTGTGGAAGCACGTCGATCACGACACCGGCGCCGAGGTGCGCCGGATCCGCAGGCTCACGCTGTCGTTCCACGTCACCGTCGCCAACTACGAATACCTGGTCTACTGGCGGCTCTACCAGGACGGCAACATCGAGTGCGAGGTGCGCGCGACCGGCATCATGGTCACCACGCCGCTGGCGGCCGGCCAGACGAACCCCAACGGCACCCTCGTCGACGAACGCACGTATGCCCCGTTCCACCAGCATTTCCTGGTGGCGCGGCTCGACCTGGACATCGACGGCACCGACAACACGGTGTTCATGTCGGAGTCCTACGCCGAGCCGACCGGCCCGGACAACCCGTACGGTCTGTCGCTGGTGACCCGCAATGTCGCGCTGCGCACCGAGGAGGAGGGCAAACAGGACGTCGACTTCTCCACCCAGCGCGCCTGGAAGGTGGTCAACACCAACGTCGTCAACGGCCTGGGCACCCACCCGTCCTACAAGCTGGTACCCGCCGGGGCATTGCCGGCGATGTTCGATGCGCAATCACCGGTGCTGCAGCGCGCCAACGTCATCGGCCACGCGCTGTGGGTGACACCGAATACCGCCGAGGAGCGCTGGCCGGCCGGGGAATTCGTCAACCAGTCGGTTGCTGACACGGGTCTCGGCGAATGGACCAAGGCCAACCGGCCGATCGAGAACACCGATGTGGTGCTTTGGTACGTGTTCGGCATTCACCACATCACCCGGCCCGAGGACTGGCCGGTGATGCCGGTGGACGTGGTGTCGTTCTGGCTGAAACCGTTCGGGTTCTTCGACCGCAACCCGGCCCTGGATGTGGCCGCCAGCCCGAAGGAATGCCATAAGAGTTGA
- a CDS encoding carboxylesterase/lipase family protein, with protein MHEHTVRVRISTGTIEGFTRNGVHRWRSIPYAKPPVGPRRYRLPVPADPWPGVRYCHGFTYCAPQQKMYTLTGVGRYQPMSEDCLTINVVAPEEPDTEGPLPVMFFIHGGGYIMGSSATPVYDGVALARRGCVYVSVNYRLGALGCLDLSSLSTAEHPIDGNLFLADLVLALRWVRENIAVFGGDPDNVTIFGESAGAHAVATLMAVPAAKGLFAQAISQSPASGMVRTAEAAPIFAEQFAGLLGASARDGAAAVMSARPAELVTALDKLIARGGRDMPGAFPAGPTSGTELLPEDPLHAMRTGTAHRLPMIVGTNADEGKLFTRFMQLLPMTEQTIEMLLADADTATRDRIVGAYPDYPSKRACIRLGGDFAFGTAAWDIAQAHSMHAPTHFYRYDYAPRVLSWSGLGATHATELLAVFGIYRTRLGALLTAGGDRSSAKRVSREMQTRWGEFSRIGHPGEGWPRYEQSMRAVLVFDRQTRLHYDPDADRRRAWEGFTLAAR; from the coding sequence ATGCACGAACACACCGTCCGGGTTCGTATCAGCACCGGGACCATCGAAGGATTCACCCGCAACGGGGTGCATCGATGGCGATCCATCCCCTACGCCAAGCCGCCGGTGGGCCCCCGGCGCTATCGCTTGCCGGTACCCGCCGACCCGTGGCCCGGGGTGCGCTACTGCCACGGGTTCACCTACTGCGCGCCCCAGCAGAAGATGTACACGCTGACCGGCGTCGGCAGATACCAGCCCATGAGCGAGGATTGCCTGACAATCAATGTGGTGGCGCCGGAGGAACCTGACACTGAAGGTCCGCTGCCGGTGATGTTCTTCATCCACGGCGGCGGCTACATCATGGGCAGTTCGGCGACGCCGGTCTATGACGGGGTGGCGCTGGCCCGGCGCGGTTGCGTCTACGTGTCGGTCAACTACCGGTTGGGTGCGCTGGGCTGCCTGGATCTGTCCTCGCTGTCCACCGCCGAGCACCCGATCGACGGCAACCTGTTCCTGGCCGACCTGGTGCTCGCGCTGCGCTGGGTGCGCGAGAACATCGCGGTGTTCGGCGGCGACCCGGATAACGTGACGATCTTCGGCGAGAGCGCCGGAGCGCACGCGGTGGCCACACTGATGGCCGTCCCCGCTGCCAAAGGTCTTTTCGCGCAGGCAATCTCACAGAGCCCCGCCTCGGGCATGGTGCGCACCGCGGAGGCCGCACCGATCTTCGCCGAGCAGTTCGCCGGGCTGCTCGGCGCTAGCGCCCGCGACGGCGCGGCGGCCGTGATGTCGGCCCGCCCCGCCGAATTGGTCACCGCGCTGGACAAACTGATCGCCCGTGGCGGGCGGGATATGCCAGGGGCGTTTCCGGCCGGTCCGACCAGCGGTACCGAACTGCTGCCGGAGGACCCGCTGCACGCCATGCGGACCGGCACCGCGCACCGGCTGCCGATGATCGTGGGCACCAACGCCGATGAGGGCAAACTGTTCACCCGGTTCATGCAGCTGCTACCGATGACCGAACAGACCATCGAGATGTTGTTGGCCGATGCCGACACCGCAACCCGCGACCGGATCGTCGGGGCGTATCCGGACTATCCCAGCAAACGGGCCTGTATCCGCCTGGGCGGGGACTTCGCATTCGGCACGGCCGCATGGGATATCGCCCAGGCGCACAGCATGCACGCCCCGACCCACTTCTACCGCTACGACTACGCCCCGCGTGTTCTGAGCTGGTCCGGTCTGGGCGCCACGCACGCCACCGAATTGCTGGCGGTGTTCGGCATCTACCGCACCCGACTCGGCGCGCTGCTCACCGCGGGCGGTGACCGCAGCTCGGCCAAGCGGGTCAGCCGGGAGATGCAGACCCGGTGGGGCGAGTTCAGCCGTATCGGCCACCCCGGCGAGGGCTGGCCGCGCTACGAGCAGAGCATGCGCGCCGTCCTGGTGTTCGACCGCCAGACCCGGTTGCACTACGACCCCGACGCGGATCGCAGGCGGGCCTGGGAGGGTTTCACGCTGGCTGCGCGGTAG